A DNA window from Gimesia sp. contains the following coding sequences:
- a CDS encoding DUF1592 domain-containing protein, which translates to MTIWLSPLFSQGAEPASDPQTDTFSTIIQPAFQQFCVKCHGKNGKVEGEVNLLSLQNSDQLVSTPETLQDVIEAVDSGYMPPESEQPLAEKTRTQLVASLKAYLKQSIESAENVPGTPIRRMNRFQYNNAVQDLFQLKVEVFSLPERMLREYDNYFQPQTGKMPQQVRVGSRPLGKSQLIEKRLGGVAAFPQDLRAENGFDNRADHLSLSPLLLESFLRLSRSIVFSADFNAKTCGIWKEFFAAPAEGTAEETQAIVEARLRNFLTRAFRRPASDKLVERYTSYVISQIQQQKSFTESMLEASAAVLASPQFFYLYDQSAEGDSPNRTGIDDFSLASRLSFFLWGSIPDQTLLDLAAAGKLHEPDVLTEQVARMLRDERLKRFCDSFPTQWLQLERIISSTPDRQRYPQFYFSKYRASMHMMLEPLLLFETILIEDQSVLKLIDSDFSYRSDLLEAWYRDGTRGNPGSPVTVQFRRVPVKDRRQGGVITSAAVMTMTSNATRTQPITRGAWIAGVILNDPPKPPPADVPLLEDKPQSGEENLTLRERFAVHRKHASCAGCHQRIDPLGFALENYDAAGLWRETYPNGRMVDASGKLLSKHEFTNIIEFKDALLNEKNRFTRAFAAHLLSFALGREMGAADSLALEKIVTETAAADYRFQSLIKEIVLSRPFLQGTVRQGNQSVSLNQ; encoded by the coding sequence GTGACGATCTGGCTTTCGCCCCTGTTCAGCCAGGGAGCTGAGCCTGCGTCTGATCCGCAGACTGACACTTTCTCGACCATCATCCAGCCGGCCTTTCAGCAGTTCTGTGTGAAGTGTCACGGTAAGAATGGAAAGGTGGAAGGCGAAGTCAATCTGCTCAGCCTGCAAAACTCCGATCAGCTGGTAAGCACTCCAGAAACGTTGCAGGATGTAATTGAGGCAGTCGACTCCGGATACATGCCACCTGAAAGTGAACAGCCTCTTGCTGAAAAGACGCGCACGCAACTGGTAGCCAGTCTGAAAGCCTACTTGAAGCAATCGATTGAATCAGCGGAGAACGTCCCGGGCACACCGATTCGACGCATGAACCGGTTTCAGTACAACAATGCCGTTCAGGATCTGTTCCAGCTGAAAGTGGAAGTCTTCTCACTCCCGGAACGGATGCTGCGGGAGTACGACAATTACTTTCAGCCACAGACCGGAAAGATGCCTCAGCAGGTGCGAGTCGGCAGTCGTCCGCTGGGCAAGTCTCAGTTGATCGAAAAACGACTGGGCGGAGTAGCCGCCTTTCCACAGGACCTGCGGGCCGAAAACGGGTTTGATAATCGAGCCGACCACCTCTCGCTTTCCCCATTACTGCTGGAATCATTTCTGAGACTGAGCCGTTCCATTGTCTTCAGTGCCGACTTCAACGCCAAAACCTGTGGTATCTGGAAGGAGTTCTTTGCAGCTCCGGCAGAAGGGACAGCGGAAGAAACACAGGCAATCGTGGAAGCGCGCTTAAGGAATTTTCTGACGCGCGCTTTTCGACGTCCCGCCAGTGACAAACTTGTGGAGCGTTATACCTCGTATGTTATAAGTCAGATACAACAACAAAAGTCTTTTACAGAGAGCATGCTGGAAGCGTCAGCAGCGGTACTGGCTTCGCCTCAGTTTTTCTATCTGTATGACCAGTCGGCTGAGGGGGACTCTCCCAATCGAACAGGCATTGATGATTTCAGCCTGGCTTCCCGTCTCTCGTTTTTCCTCTGGGGAAGTATTCCTGACCAGACACTGCTTGATCTGGCTGCGGCCGGGAAACTTCACGAGCCTGACGTACTAACCGAGCAGGTTGCCCGCATGCTGCGCGACGAACGTCTGAAGCGATTTTGCGACAGCTTTCCCACCCAATGGCTGCAACTGGAACGCATTATCTCTTCCACTCCTGATCGTCAGCGGTATCCGCAGTTCTACTTTTCCAAGTACCGTGCCAGCATGCATATGATGCTGGAGCCATTACTCTTGTTTGAAACCATACTGATTGAAGATCAGTCCGTCCTCAAGTTAATCGATTCCGATTTCAGTTATCGCAGCGATTTGCTGGAGGCCTGGTACCGCGATGGGACGCGCGGCAATCCAGGCTCACCGGTGACAGTGCAATTTCGACGTGTGCCTGTGAAAGATCGGCGACAGGGCGGAGTCATCACTAGCGCTGCCGTCATGACGATGACATCGAATGCCACGCGAACTCAGCCGATTACCCGCGGTGCCTGGATAGCAGGCGTCATTCTGAATGATCCCCCCAAACCTCCGCCCGCTGATGTCCCCTTACTGGAAGACAAGCCGCAGTCTGGCGAAGAAAACCTGACATTGCGTGAGCGATTCGCTGTCCACAGAAAACATGCCAGCTGTGCGGGCTGTCACCAGCGGATCGATCCCTTAGGATTTGCACTGGAAAATTATGATGCAGCCGGCCTCTGGCGTGAAACATACCCCAATGGACGAATGGTCGATGCCAGCGGTAAGCTGTTAAGCAAACATGAATTCACAAATATCATCGAGTTCAAAGATGCTTTGCTGAATGAAAAGAACCGCTTTACTCGGGCCTTTGCAGCACACCTGCTTTCTTTCGCCCTCGGACGCGAAATGGGAGCGGCAGATTCACTGGCACTCGAAAAGATTGTGACGGAAACAGCAGCCGCAGATTACCGGTTCCAGTCTCTCATCAAAGAAATCGTATTGAGTCGCCCTTTCTTACAGGGTACAGTCAGGCAGGGAAACCAGTCAGTGTCATTGAATCAGTAA
- a CDS encoding sulfatase-like hydrolase/transferase, with translation MTDQRPNIIFIITDQQRFDTIHAAGYDFMETPHLDRLHREGIVFNNCFITAASCAPARASLFTGHYPHTTGILKNADTWKHGWIENLQEGGYQTVNIGKMHSWPYTTPLGFDQRYVVENKDRYLEGRYFYDEWDKALRARGLVKQQRELYRQLPDYRESLGAFDWLLDEDMHPDMFVGNMAVDWIRNYPVSEPLFLEIGFPGPHPPYDPIPRYAESYLKKDLNIAPVLESDLTNQPDPLKAMRIHNHEVDHDSVVHLLDPTEEQRHRQRAYYLANVTMIDEKVGEIMNALEEKRLLDNSIVIFSSDHGDCLTDHGHSQKWTMYDVITRVPMIIWAPGRFGQPRTIDGLVQQMDLGPTLMEIADIPIPEPMAARSLLPLLESDAEAASCLRDVVFAEQAKDGILTTSKFMTMVRTQDWKLVHFLDEPWGQLFDLTADPLEVDNLWDAPEHAEKKKTLLAILREWRIRDSYENSDLWEDYR, from the coding sequence ATGACAGATCAACGACCAAACATCATATTTATCATTACCGATCAGCAGCGCTTCGATACGATTCATGCCGCCGGCTATGATTTTATGGAAACGCCCCATCTGGATCGTCTGCATCGCGAGGGAATTGTATTCAACAACTGTTTCATCACCGCAGCTTCCTGTGCTCCTGCGAGAGCATCGCTCTTTACGGGGCATTATCCACATACGACGGGGATTCTGAAAAATGCAGATACCTGGAAGCATGGCTGGATCGAAAACCTGCAGGAGGGAGGTTATCAGACGGTCAATATCGGCAAGATGCACAGCTGGCCCTACACGACTCCCCTGGGCTTCGATCAGCGGTACGTGGTGGAGAATAAAGATCGCTATCTGGAGGGACGCTACTTTTACGATGAGTGGGATAAAGCCTTACGAGCCCGCGGTCTGGTGAAACAGCAACGGGAACTCTACCGCCAGTTACCTGATTACAGAGAAAGCCTGGGGGCCTTCGACTGGCTGCTGGATGAGGATATGCATCCTGACATGTTCGTGGGGAATATGGCGGTCGACTGGATTCGCAACTACCCCGTGAGCGAACCATTGTTTCTGGAAATTGGTTTTCCCGGTCCGCATCCTCCCTATGATCCGATTCCCCGGTACGCAGAGTCTTATCTGAAAAAAGATCTCAACATCGCACCTGTTCTGGAAAGTGATCTGACGAACCAGCCGGACCCGTTGAAGGCGATGCGAATTCATAATCACGAGGTTGATCATGACTCAGTCGTGCATCTCCTTGATCCCACGGAAGAACAGCGACACCGACAGCGCGCCTATTATCTGGCGAACGTCACGATGATTGACGAAAAGGTGGGGGAGATTATGAATGCTCTGGAAGAGAAAAGGTTGCTTGACAACTCGATTGTCATCTTCAGCTCCGATCACGGCGATTGCCTGACAGATCATGGACACAGTCAGAAATGGACCATGTACGACGTCATTACGCGTGTGCCGATGATTATCTGGGCGCCAGGTCGCTTTGGGCAACCGCGTACAATTGATGGTCTGGTTCAGCAGATGGATCTGGGGCCCACATTGATGGAGATTGCTGATATCCCCATACCAGAACCAATGGCAGCACGCAGCCTGTTGCCGTTGCTGGAATCGGATGCTGAAGCGGCGTCATGTTTACGTGATGTCGTTTTTGCCGAACAGGCCAAAGATGGTATTCTGACAACCAGCAAGTTTATGACTATGGTGCGCACGCAAGATTGGAAACTGGTTCACTTTCTGGACGAACCGTGGGGCCAGCTGTTTGATCTCACAGCTGATCCCCTGGAGGTAGACAACCTCTGGGATGCGCCCGAACATGCCGAAAAGAAGAAAACGCTGCTCGCTATCCTCCGCGAATGGCGCATTCGCGACAGTTATGAAAACTCCGACCTCTGGGAGGATTATCGGTAA
- a CDS encoding PspA/IM30 family protein → MRIFERINDIIAANIHDMLDQFEDPEVMLKQAIREMEHSIDTVTQDTARVMAGEKRLIRELTKNEMEAQNWQQRAMQAVQNGDDQLARKALARKKEHENLSQALKEQLEPVKKAGETLKVQLSAMKAKLAEAKRELSALLLRKRSAEIRKQSRTSLSCQQTKAFNANAFRKFDRLREKVEEAEAEADAMDELNAMADMSMLDPRDTFAKDSLAEGVHSLEIEEELNALKQKKD, encoded by the coding sequence ATGCGAATATTTGAACGAATCAACGACATTATTGCGGCCAATATTCATGATATGCTCGATCAGTTTGAAGATCCGGAAGTCATGTTGAAACAGGCCATCCGGGAAATGGAACATTCAATTGATACCGTAACCCAGGATACGGCACGTGTGATGGCGGGTGAGAAGCGACTCATTCGGGAGTTGACCAAAAATGAAATGGAAGCTCAAAACTGGCAGCAACGTGCAATGCAGGCGGTCCAGAACGGAGACGATCAACTGGCTCGCAAAGCGCTGGCCCGCAAAAAGGAACATGAAAACCTGAGCCAGGCCCTGAAAGAACAACTGGAGCCGGTTAAAAAAGCAGGGGAAACGCTGAAGGTTCAACTGTCGGCCATGAAAGCCAAACTGGCGGAAGCGAAGCGGGAGTTGTCTGCTTTACTGCTGCGCAAGCGATCTGCAGAAATCCGGAAACAGTCGCGCACTTCATTAAGTTGCCAGCAGACAAAAGCCTTTAATGCAAATGCATTTCGCAAGTTCGATCGGCTGCGAGAAAAAGTCGAAGAAGCAGAAGCGGAAGCCGATGCAATGGATGAGTTAAACGCTATGGCTGATATGTCCATGCTGGATCCCCGGGATACATTTGCCAAAGATTCTCTGGCTGAGGGAGTTCATTCACTGGAGATCGAAGAGGAGTTGAATGCACTGAAGCAGAAGAAGGACTGA